From Solwaraspora sp. WMMD1047, the proteins below share one genomic window:
- the murG gene encoding undecaprenyldiphospho-muramoylpentapeptide beta-N-acetylglucosaminyltransferase, with translation MGPLRSVVLAGGGTGGHIYPLLAFADCLRRHDPGVRITCLGTPKGLETELIPPHGYDLKHIPAYQLPRSVNMNLLRTPDRMWKAARAAGQVIDDVRADVVIGFGGYVSVPAYLAAWRRELPIVIHEVNVPPGVANRLGMKFTKHVAVGFPHQPAQAEALRDARVVGVPLRRGIAGLDRAAQRASARAHFGLWPDLPTIFVAGGSQGARSINLAVSGAAKELAGAGIQVLHVTGARNEPVSVPSDLPVPYVTLPYLSEMELGYAAADLMVGRGGAMTCAEVAAIGLPTVYVPYPHSNQEQRRNALPVVEAGGGLLVDDAELTPGWVEQQLVPLARDPHRLAAMGAAAAGYGRRDGDEALLDFVYEAVTR, from the coding sequence ATGGGTCCGCTGCGGTCGGTGGTGCTCGCGGGAGGCGGCACGGGCGGGCATATCTACCCGCTACTGGCCTTCGCCGACTGCCTGCGCCGGCACGATCCGGGCGTGCGGATCACCTGCCTCGGCACGCCGAAAGGGCTGGAGACCGAGCTGATCCCGCCGCACGGCTACGACCTGAAGCACATCCCGGCCTACCAGCTGCCGCGCTCGGTGAACATGAATCTGCTGCGCACCCCGGACCGGATGTGGAAGGCGGCCCGCGCCGCCGGCCAGGTGATCGACGATGTGCGGGCCGACGTGGTGATCGGCTTCGGCGGCTACGTCTCGGTGCCGGCGTACCTGGCGGCGTGGCGGCGCGAGCTGCCGATCGTCATCCACGAGGTGAACGTGCCGCCGGGGGTGGCCAACCGGCTCGGGATGAAGTTCACCAAACATGTGGCGGTCGGCTTCCCGCACCAGCCGGCCCAGGCCGAGGCGCTGCGCGACGCCCGGGTGGTGGGCGTACCGCTGCGGCGCGGGATCGCCGGCCTGGACCGGGCCGCGCAGCGGGCGTCCGCGCGGGCGCACTTCGGCCTCTGGCCGGACCTGCCGACGATCTTCGTGGCCGGCGGGTCGCAGGGGGCCAGGTCGATCAACCTGGCCGTCTCCGGGGCGGCCAAGGAGCTGGCCGGGGCCGGCATCCAGGTGCTGCACGTGACCGGCGCCCGCAACGAGCCGGTCTCGGTGCCCAGCGACCTGCCGGTGCCGTACGTGACGCTGCCGTACCTGTCGGAGATGGAGCTCGGGTACGCCGCCGCCGACCTGATGGTGGGTCGGGGCGGGGCGATGACCTGCGCCGAGGTGGCCGCCATCGGGCTGCCGACGGTCTACGTGCCCTACCCGCACAGCAACCAGGAGCAGCGGCGCAACGCGCTGCCGGTGGTGGAGGCGGGCGGCGGGCTGCTGGTCGACGACGCCGAGCTGACCCCGGGCTGGGTGGAGCAGCAGCTGGTCCCGCTGGCCCGCGACCCGCACCGGCTGGCCGCGATGGGCGCGGCGGCGGCCGGCTACGGCCGCCGCGACGGCGACGAGGCGCTGCTCGATTTCGTGTACGAGGCGGTAACCCGGTGA
- a CDS encoding putative peptidoglycan glycosyltransferase FtsW yields the protein MAALRGLLARPLASYYLLVSSAGLLLVIGLTMVFSATSVKAYATDGNAATMFLKQALFALIGLVAFWICQRLPARTFRALGLPVLIAAVVLLLLLNGLLAWASLNQLEDAKVGPLEANLLWLYLGPVQVQPSELAKFGLVLWGADVVARKGAALGWWRELATPLFPALALLFVLVGYNDLGTMLCLLAVVVGLLWAAGVRLRTFATLGALGLVGIGLLVAVASVGGGSGSADAENYRWARITSFLDPPPPEECKLADCYQIAQARYAIDQGGWFGVGLGKSVLKWEWLPAADNDFIFAVVAEELGVVGCTVIVALFAVLAYTGFRIARRVETPFRRLAASAATAWLISQAIINIGGVVGLLPITGLPLPFISDGGSALVVTLAAVGMLASFARAEPDAARALHARPPARWVRLVWAPLPPLPPARRRSTKRPPTDGESEPAAGKRRDGGPRPDGGGANRVRAGTARERRR from the coding sequence CTGGCCGCGCTGCGCGGCCTGCTGGCCCGGCCGCTCGCCTCCTACTACCTGCTCGTCTCCAGCGCCGGCCTGCTGCTGGTGATCGGGCTGACGATGGTCTTCTCGGCCACCAGCGTGAAGGCGTACGCGACCGACGGCAACGCCGCCACGATGTTCCTCAAGCAGGCCCTGTTCGCGCTGATCGGGCTGGTCGCGTTCTGGATCTGCCAGCGGCTGCCGGCCCGGACGTTCCGCGCCCTCGGCCTGCCGGTGCTGATCGCCGCGGTGGTCCTGCTGCTGCTGCTCAACGGACTGCTGGCCTGGGCCTCGCTGAACCAGCTCGAGGACGCCAAGGTGGGGCCGCTGGAGGCCAACCTGCTCTGGCTCTACCTCGGTCCGGTCCAGGTGCAACCGTCCGAGCTGGCCAAGTTCGGCCTGGTGCTGTGGGGAGCCGACGTGGTCGCCCGCAAGGGCGCCGCGCTCGGCTGGTGGCGGGAACTGGCCACCCCGCTGTTTCCCGCGTTGGCCCTGCTCTTCGTCCTGGTGGGCTACAACGACCTGGGCACCATGCTCTGCCTGCTGGCGGTCGTCGTCGGCCTGCTCTGGGCGGCCGGGGTGCGGCTGCGGACCTTCGCCACGCTGGGCGCGCTCGGCCTGGTCGGCATCGGACTGCTGGTCGCGGTGGCCTCGGTGGGCGGCGGTTCCGGCTCGGCCGACGCGGAGAACTACCGGTGGGCGCGGATCACCTCGTTCCTCGACCCGCCGCCGCCGGAGGAGTGCAAGCTGGCGGACTGCTACCAGATCGCCCAGGCCCGGTACGCGATCGACCAGGGCGGCTGGTTCGGTGTCGGGCTGGGCAAGAGCGTCCTCAAGTGGGAGTGGCTGCCGGCCGCCGACAACGACTTCATCTTCGCGGTCGTCGCGGAGGAGCTCGGGGTGGTCGGCTGCACGGTCATCGTCGCGCTCTTCGCGGTGCTGGCGTACACCGGGTTCCGGATCGCCCGCCGGGTGGAGACTCCGTTCCGTCGTCTCGCCGCCAGCGCGGCGACGGCCTGGCTGATCAGCCAGGCGATCATCAACATCGGTGGCGTGGTCGGCCTGCTGCCGATCACCGGGCTGCCGCTGCCGTTCATCTCCGACGGCGGCAGCGCGCTGGTGGTGACCCTGGCGGCGGTCGGCATGCTCGCCTCGTTCGCCCGCGCCGAGCCGGACGCCGCGCGGGCCCTGCACGCCCGTCCGCCGGCCCGTTGGGTACGACTAGTCTGGGCCCCGTTGCCGCCGTTGCCGCCGGCCCGGCGAAGGTCGACGAAGCGTCCGCCGACGGACGGTGAGTCCGAGCCCGCAGCGGGGAAGCGGCGGGACGGTGGTCCCCGGCCCGACGGTGGCGGGGCGAACAGAGTGCGCGCCGGTACGGCGCGCGAGAGGAGACGCTGA
- the mraY gene encoding phospho-N-acetylmuramoyl-pentapeptide-transferase, producing MRAVIVAVFVAFLVSLFGTPLAIRVFTRLKAGQPIRAEGPVMHQGKKGTPTMGGVVFIVATVIAYVAGHLTLTTLPDEQIAQVEPTITALVLLGLLVFSGAVGFIDDFLKVRKRNSAGLNKRGKLLGQILVGAVFGVIALWFPSTMVDEAGNPTNTETVGSTTLSFIRDIDALDVGKVISVILFIFVVMASTNGVNLTDGLDGLATGASVMVLAAYALIAFWQYRHWCADPNYTQDYCYQVRDPLEIALIAGAAAGACVGFLWWNTSPARIFMGDTGALGLGGLIAGMAMSTRTVLLLPIIGGLFVIITMSVVIQIISFRTTGKRVFRMSPLQHHFELAGWSEVNIVVRFWIIAGIGVAIALGLFYSEFLAAVS from the coding sequence GTGAGGGCGGTGATCGTCGCCGTCTTCGTGGCCTTCCTGGTCTCGCTGTTCGGCACCCCGCTGGCCATCAGGGTCTTCACCCGGCTCAAGGCGGGCCAGCCGATCCGGGCCGAGGGTCCGGTGATGCACCAGGGCAAGAAGGGCACCCCCACCATGGGCGGGGTGGTCTTCATCGTGGCGACGGTGATCGCCTACGTGGCCGGGCACCTCACCCTGACCACCCTGCCGGACGAGCAGATCGCCCAGGTGGAGCCGACCATCACCGCGCTGGTCCTGCTCGGCCTGCTGGTCTTCTCCGGGGCCGTCGGCTTCATCGACGACTTCCTCAAGGTCCGCAAGCGCAACAGCGCTGGCCTCAACAAGCGCGGCAAGCTGCTCGGCCAGATCCTGGTCGGCGCCGTCTTCGGGGTGATCGCGCTCTGGTTCCCCAGCACGATGGTCGACGAGGCGGGCAACCCGACGAACACCGAGACGGTCGGCAGCACCACGCTGTCGTTCATCCGGGACATCGACGCGCTGGACGTCGGCAAGGTCATCTCGGTCATCCTCTTCATCTTCGTGGTGATGGCCTCCACAAACGGGGTGAACCTGACCGACGGACTGGACGGGCTGGCCACCGGCGCCTCGGTGATGGTGCTGGCCGCGTACGCGCTGATCGCCTTCTGGCAGTACCGGCACTGGTGCGCCGACCCGAACTACACCCAGGACTACTGCTACCAGGTCCGGGATCCACTGGAGATCGCGCTGATCGCCGGGGCGGCGGCCGGGGCCTGCGTCGGGTTCCTCTGGTGGAACACCTCACCGGCCCGGATCTTCATGGGCGACACCGGTGCGCTCGGGCTCGGCGGCCTGATCGCCGGGATGGCGATGTCCACCCGTACGGTGCTGCTGCTGCCGATCATCGGCGGGCTCTTCGTCATCATCACCATGTCCGTGGTGATCCAGATCATCTCGTTCCGGACCACCGGTAAGCGGGTCTTCCGGATGTCGCCGCTGCAGCACCACTTCGAACTGGCCGGCTGGAGCGAGGTCAACATCGTGGTCCGGTTCTGGATCATCGCGGGGATCGGGGTGGCGATCGCGCTCGGCCTGTTCTACAGCGAGTTCCTCGCGGCTGTCTCCTGA
- the murF gene encoding UDP-N-acetylmuramoyl-tripeptide--D-alanyl-D-alanine ligase: MIPLRLDEVAAAVRGRLLAADPATPVTGPVEFDSRKVAPGALFVAFPGEQVDGHDYAAAAVAAGAVAVLGTREVDGVPMVLVDDALAAMAALARAVLDRLPDLTVIGLTGSSGKTSTKDLIAQLAARLGPTVAPPGSFNNELGHPYTALRADRQTRFLVLEKGARGPGHVRYLCQVAPPRIGVVINVGVAHIGEFGSVDAIAEAKGELAETLPPAAEGGVAVLNADDPRVRAMAGRTMARVVLVGEAADAEVRAEDVTLDERGRPSYTLVVTGGPAEPAGAGGPTEPAGAGGVEEFRAPVRLALTGRHHVGNSLAAAAVALQIGLPLADLPAALGALRLVSTRRMDVFDRTDGVTVVDDSYNANPASTAAALRALAGMGQGRRKIAVLGYLAELGEFEREGHEEVGRLAAELGVDRLVVVGEPAAPIHQGASAIATWKGVSVLVTDQAAAVEALRRELRPGDVVLVKGSRYRTWEVADALRADATGQTPGNGATA; this comes from the coding sequence GTGATCCCGCTGCGCCTCGACGAGGTCGCCGCCGCGGTGCGCGGCCGGCTGCTCGCCGCCGACCCGGCCACCCCGGTCACCGGGCCGGTGGAGTTCGACTCCCGCAAGGTCGCCCCGGGCGCGCTCTTCGTGGCCTTCCCCGGTGAGCAGGTCGACGGCCACGACTACGCCGCCGCCGCGGTCGCCGCCGGCGCGGTCGCCGTACTCGGCACCAGGGAGGTCGACGGGGTGCCGATGGTGCTCGTCGACGACGCCCTCGCCGCGATGGCCGCACTGGCCCGGGCGGTACTCGACCGGCTGCCCGACCTGACCGTCATCGGGCTGACCGGCTCGTCCGGCAAGACCAGCACCAAGGACCTGATCGCGCAGCTCGCCGCCCGGCTCGGCCCGACGGTGGCGCCGCCCGGCTCGTTCAACAACGAGCTGGGGCACCCGTACACGGCGCTGCGGGCCGACCGTCAGACCCGGTTCCTGGTGCTGGAGAAGGGCGCCCGCGGACCCGGCCACGTGCGGTACCTGTGCCAGGTCGCGCCGCCGCGGATCGGGGTCGTGATCAACGTCGGGGTGGCGCACATCGGGGAGTTCGGCTCCGTCGACGCGATCGCCGAGGCCAAGGGGGAGCTGGCCGAGACGCTGCCACCGGCCGCCGAGGGCGGGGTGGCGGTGCTCAACGCCGACGACCCCCGGGTGCGGGCGATGGCCGGGCGCACGATGGCCCGGGTGGTGCTGGTCGGCGAGGCGGCCGACGCCGAGGTGCGGGCCGAGGACGTGACGCTGGACGAGCGCGGGCGGCCGTCGTACACGCTGGTGGTGACCGGCGGTCCCGCGGAGCCGGCGGGGGCCGGCGGGCCTACGGAGCCGGCGGGGGCCGGCGGGGTCGAGGAGTTCCGGGCGCCGGTGCGGCTGGCGCTGACCGGGCGGCACCACGTCGGTAACTCGCTGGCCGCCGCCGCGGTGGCCCTCCAGATCGGCCTACCGCTGGCCGACCTGCCTGCCGCGCTCGGCGCGCTGCGGCTGGTCTCCACCAGGCGGATGGACGTCTTCGACCGCACCGACGGGGTCACGGTGGTCGACGACTCGTACAACGCGAATCCGGCGTCGACGGCGGCGGCGCTGCGCGCGCTGGCCGGGATGGGTCAGGGCCGCCGGAAAATCGCGGTGCTGGGGTATCTGGCCGAGCTGGGGGAGTTCGAACGGGAGGGGCACGAGGAGGTCGGCCGGTTGGCGGCCGAGTTGGGCGTGGACCGGCTGGTAGTGGTCGGGGAGCCGGCCGCGCCGATCCACCAGGGGGCGTCCGCTATCGCGACATGGAAGGGAGTGTCGGTGCTGGTGACCGATCAGGCCGCAGCGGTGGAAGCGCTCCGGCGCGAGCTGCGCCCGGGTGACGTCGTCCTGGTGAAGGGCTCGCGCTATCGCACCTGGGAGGTGGCCGACGCGCTGCGCGCCGACGCGACCGGCCAGACGCCGGGGAACGGGGCGACCGCGTGA
- a CDS encoding UDP-N-acetylmuramoyl-L-alanyl-D-glutamate--2,6-diaminopimelate ligase, which produces MRSPSDDRVGSSAVPGNPRPRTISPIRLGELAERIEAGTPAAALTPVSPEAAAVAVTGVTHASDAVRPGDLYAALPGARRHGADFLPAVVAAGAVAVLTDPAGADRAAEAGLPALVVADPRAVLGAVAAAVYGEPTRDLTVIGVTGTAGKTSTAYLIESGLRAAGHRTGLIGTVETRLGDLALDSVRTTPEATDLHAMLAAARERGVTAVVMEVSSHALAMGRVGGVRFAVAGYTNFGQDHLDFHADAAEYFAAKAQLFDGRAAAEVLNVDDPALGPLVKPGTVTYSAAGDPAATWRAADITGDGYAQRFTALGPAGAVARTGVALPGRHNIANALLAIAALVAAGVDPQTAAAGVAACPGVPGRLELIEAPGPVRGVVDYAHKPDAIVAALAALRELTTGAGRVICVLGAGGDRDRGKRPVMGAAAARGADLVLITDDNPRTEDPAVIRAEVRAGAEQAGVGADGAGLAGIGADGAGPAGGDGREWTGPGAAVVEVPGRRAAIDEAVRLARPGDVIALLGKGHERGQEIAGRVEPFDDRVELAAALAARYGDLVVRR; this is translated from the coding sequence GTGCGCTCCCCATCCGACGACCGGGTAGGGTCTAGCGCCGTGCCCGGCAATCCCCGTCCCCGCACCATAAGCCCGATCCGGCTCGGCGAGCTCGCCGAGCGGATCGAAGCCGGTACGCCGGCAGCCGCCCTGACGCCGGTGTCACCGGAGGCGGCGGCCGTGGCCGTCACCGGAGTGACCCACGCCAGCGACGCGGTGCGGCCCGGTGATCTCTACGCCGCCCTGCCCGGAGCCCGCCGGCACGGCGCCGACTTCCTGCCGGCCGTCGTCGCGGCGGGCGCGGTGGCGGTGCTTACCGACCCGGCCGGCGCCGACCGGGCCGCCGAGGCCGGCCTGCCGGCCCTGGTGGTGGCCGACCCGCGGGCCGTACTCGGCGCGGTGGCCGCCGCCGTCTACGGCGAACCCACCCGGGACCTGACGGTGATCGGGGTGACCGGCACCGCCGGCAAGACCTCCACCGCGTACCTGATCGAGTCCGGGCTGCGCGCCGCCGGACACCGCACCGGGCTGATCGGCACCGTGGAGACCCGGCTGGGCGACCTGGCGCTGGACAGCGTCCGGACCACGCCCGAGGCGACCGACCTGCACGCCATGCTCGCCGCCGCCCGGGAGCGCGGGGTCACGGCGGTGGTGATGGAGGTGTCCAGCCACGCGCTCGCGATGGGCCGGGTCGGCGGCGTCCGGTTCGCGGTCGCCGGCTACACCAACTTCGGCCAGGACCACCTGGACTTCCACGCCGACGCCGCCGAGTACTTCGCGGCCAAGGCGCAGCTCTTCGACGGCCGGGCCGCCGCCGAGGTGCTCAACGTCGACGACCCGGCGCTGGGTCCGCTGGTCAAGCCCGGCACCGTCACCTACTCGGCGGCCGGTGACCCGGCCGCCACCTGGCGGGCCGCCGACATCACCGGCGACGGGTACGCCCAGCGGTTCACCGCCCTCGGCCCGGCCGGGGCGGTGGCGCGCACCGGCGTCGCGCTGCCCGGCCGGCACAACATCGCCAACGCGCTGCTGGCGATCGCCGCGCTGGTCGCCGCGGGCGTCGACCCGCAGACCGCGGCCGCCGGCGTGGCCGCCTGCCCGGGCGTGCCCGGCCGGTTGGAGCTGATCGAGGCGCCCGGCCCGGTGCGGGGCGTGGTCGACTACGCGCACAAGCCGGACGCGATCGTGGCGGCGCTCGCCGCCCTGCGCGAGCTGACCACCGGCGCGGGCCGGGTGATCTGCGTCCTCGGCGCCGGCGGCGACCGGGACCGGGGCAAGCGCCCGGTGATGGGCGCGGCCGCGGCCCGAGGCGCCGATCTCGTGCTGATCACCGACGACAATCCGCGTACGGAGGACCCGGCGGTGATCCGCGCCGAGGTGCGCGCCGGCGCCGAGCAGGCCGGGGTGGGCGCGGACGGCGCCGGGCTGGCCGGGATTGGTGCCGACGGTGCCGGGCCGGCTGGGGGCGACGGCCGCGAGTGGACCGGTCCGGGAGCGGCGGTGGTGGAGGTGCCCGGTCGGCGGGCGGCGATCGACGAGGCGGTCCGGTTGGCCCGGCCCGGTGACGTCATCGCGCTGCTCGGCAAGGGACACGAGCGCGGCCAGGAGATCGCCGGGCGGGTCGAGCCGTTCGACGACCGGGTGGAGCTGGCCGCCGCGCTGGCCGCCCGGTACGGCGATCTGGTGGTGCGCCGGTGA
- a CDS encoding penicillin-binding protein 2, with translation MDGISDARAYTPRGRTVRDTPELRRAPRGGRSADPFRPALQVLEGGRSASTRGGRRDDRTDPGSGGGGRRAGAGSQRSGATSGTARATTGGPRTNSETRTSTGSARSTGAVRAGRVPTQPVRGGARTGSPPPRRRPTTGQSTGGLRRGGSGRAARPVVRRPVRKKRFGPPRLAEPTRRLRIGSLLVLALFAVIGIRLVALQVVDAPAYAGGGVADRTRTVELPAPRGAIYDRAGVALAHSVEARYVYADPVKIQDLAGTAAALSPLLGIPRSELVERMRPRVHPDGRLSMFEYLARQVDIETADRVMALNLAGIGVKPDERREVPGGDLAANLLGFIGEDRTGLEGLEARYDELLRGVNGRHVYEFNRGDGITPIPGGYSRLTEAQPGSSLGLTIDRDLQYEVQRVLSRTMQEVNGTTGAAVVLDLNGEILAQASHPTYNAADWRKSDPADRQDAATSFVVDPGSVHKPIIFGAGLEEGVIKPDSAFRVPSTIRKGDTVFSDTHPLNGRTATLAGMLGYSSNVGTIRIADVLGPQRVHDYQVKFGLGAATGAGVPGEAAGRVLDPADWSGSSHGSVPIGHSVDVTPLQMAAVYAAIANDGVWVQPHLVRETVAPDGTRTPAPDPQTRQVISAENAAALRELMEAVVALPDGTGTNAAIAGYRVAGKTGTGRRIVDGRYTNDEVASFIGMAPADQPRYVIAVFVHTPGGGGGTVAAPAFRDMMAFTLRHFRVPPTGSRPPDITVFPG, from the coding sequence CTGGACGGCATCTCCGACGCCCGGGCCTACACGCCGCGCGGGCGGACCGTGCGGGACACGCCGGAGTTGCGGCGTGCCCCACGCGGTGGCCGCTCGGCCGACCCGTTCCGGCCCGCGTTGCAGGTCCTGGAGGGCGGGCGCTCCGCCAGCACCCGCGGCGGGCGCCGCGACGACCGGACGGACCCGGGCTCCGGCGGCGGGGGCCGCCGCGCGGGCGCGGGCTCCCAACGGTCCGGCGCCACCTCCGGCACGGCCCGCGCCACCACGGGCGGGCCCCGCACCAACAGCGAAACCCGCACCAGCACTGGATCTGCCCGCTCCACGGGTGCCGTCCGCGCCGGGCGGGTGCCGACCCAGCCGGTACGCGGCGGCGCCCGGACCGGCTCCCCACCACCGCGCCGCCGGCCGACCACCGGCCAGAGCACCGGCGGACTCCGGCGCGGCGGCAGCGGCCGGGCCGCCCGCCCGGTCGTCCGGCGGCCGGTCCGCAAGAAGCGGTTCGGGCCGCCCCGGCTGGCCGAACCGACCCGCCGGCTGCGGATCGGCAGCCTGCTGGTCCTCGCCCTCTTCGCCGTGATCGGCATCCGGCTCGTCGCCCTGCAGGTCGTGGACGCGCCCGCCTACGCCGGCGGCGGGGTCGCCGACCGGACCAGAACCGTCGAGCTGCCGGCCCCGCGCGGTGCGATCTACGACCGGGCCGGCGTCGCCCTGGCACACAGCGTCGAGGCCCGCTACGTGTACGCCGACCCGGTGAAGATCCAGGACCTGGCCGGCACCGCCGCGGCGCTCTCCCCGCTGCTCGGCATCCCCCGCTCCGAGCTGGTCGAGCGGATGCGCCCCCGGGTGCACCCGGACGGCCGGCTGTCGATGTTCGAGTATCTGGCCCGGCAGGTCGACATCGAGACCGCCGACCGGGTGATGGCCCTCAACCTGGCCGGCATCGGCGTCAAGCCCGACGAGCGGCGTGAGGTCCCCGGCGGTGACCTGGCGGCCAACCTGCTCGGCTTCATCGGCGAGGACAGGACCGGCCTGGAAGGGCTGGAGGCGCGGTACGACGAACTGCTGCGCGGCGTCAACGGCCGGCACGTGTACGAGTTCAACCGCGGCGACGGGATCACCCCGATCCCGGGCGGCTACAGCCGGCTCACCGAGGCCCAGCCGGGCAGCTCGCTCGGCCTGACCATCGACCGCGACCTGCAGTACGAGGTGCAGCGGGTGCTCAGCCGGACGATGCAGGAGGTGAACGGCACCACCGGCGCCGCCGTCGTACTCGATCTGAACGGCGAGATCCTCGCCCAGGCCAGCCACCCCACCTACAACGCCGCCGACTGGCGCAAGAGCGACCCCGCCGACCGCCAGGACGCCGCGACCAGCTTCGTCGTCGACCCCGGCTCGGTGCACAAGCCGATCATTTTCGGCGCCGGGCTGGAGGAGGGCGTGATCAAGCCGGACAGCGCGTTCCGTGTCCCGTCCACCATCCGCAAGGGCGACACCGTCTTCTCCGACACCCACCCGCTCAACGGGCGGACCGCCACCCTGGCCGGCATGCTCGGCTACTCCTCGAACGTCGGCACGATCCGGATCGCCGACGTGCTCGGCCCGCAGCGCGTCCACGACTACCAGGTCAAGTTCGGGCTCGGCGCGGCCACCGGCGCCGGGGTGCCCGGCGAGGCGGCCGGCCGGGTGCTCGACCCGGCCGACTGGAGCGGCTCGTCGCACGGGTCGGTGCCGATCGGGCACAGCGTCGACGTGACACCCCTGCAGATGGCGGCCGTCTACGCGGCGATCGCCAACGACGGGGTCTGGGTGCAACCGCACCTGGTCCGGGAGACCGTCGCCCCCGACGGGACCCGGACCCCGGCGCCGGACCCGCAGACCCGACAGGTGATCAGCGCCGAGAACGCCGCCGCGCTGCGCGAGCTGATGGAGGCGGTGGTGGCGCTCCCCGACGGCACCGGCACCAACGCCGCCATCGCCGGCTACCGGGTCGCCGGCAAGACCGGCACCGGCCGCCGGATCGTCGACGGCCGCTACACCAACGACGAGGTCGCCTCGTTCATCGGGATGGCGCCGGCCGACCAGCCCCGGTACGTCATCGCCGTCTTCGTGCACACCCCCGGCGGCGGCGGTGGCACGGTGGCCGCGCCCGCGTTCCGCGACATGATGGCCTTCACGCTGCGCCACTTCCGGGTGCCGCCCACCGGTTCCCGACCGCCCGACATCACCGTCTTCCCCGGGTAA